A window from Actinomycetota bacterium encodes these proteins:
- a CDS encoding Flp family type IVb pilin — MLTKMYVRFQTALASDEGATALEYGVLAVFIALAIVAGVTVFGTALSSFFSGLIGRFPL, encoded by the coding sequence ATGTTGACCAAGATGTATGTCCGCTTCCAGACCGCACTCGCATCTGATGAGGGCGCGACGGCCTTGGAGTACGGGGTACTCGCGGTGTTCATCGCTCTGGCGATCGTCGCCGGCGTGACCGTTTTCGGTACTGCGCTGAGCAGCTTCTTCAGCGGCTTGATC